The Stomatobaculum sp. F0698 genomic sequence GCAGGTACGAAAGTAGGACTTAGTGATCCGGTGGTATAAAGTGGGATTGCCATCGCTCAACGGATAAAAGCTACCCTGGGGATAACAGGCTTATCACTCCCAAGAGTTCACATCGACGGAGTGGTTTGGCACCTCGATGTCGGCTCATCGCATCCTGGGGCTGAAGTCGGTCCCAAGGGTTGGGCTGTTCGCCCATTAAAGCGGTACGCGAGCTGGGTTCAGAACGTCGTGAGACAGTTCGGTCCCTATCCGGCGCGGGCGTAAGATATCTGAGAGGAGCTGTCCTTAGTACGAGAGGACCGGGATGGACTGACCACTGGTGCACCGGTTGGGGAGCAACCCCATGGCCGGGTAGCCAAGTCGGGACGGGATAAACGCTGAAGGCATCTAAGCGTGAAGCCCCCCTCAAGATGGGATATCTCATGCGAAAGCGGTAAGACCCCTTGAAGACGACAAGGTAGATAGGAGAGAGGTGTAAGCGTGGCGACACGTTCAGCTGACTCTTACTAATCGGTCGAGGGTTTAACCAAAGGGTTTGGGAAAAAGAGATGAATAGATAGAATTCTGTGTGCGGTTTTCAGGGTGTAAACATGCGATAGTGGCGTAGTTGGTAACGCGCGACCTTGCCAAGGTCGAGACCGCGGGTTCGAGTCCCGTCTATCGCTCTCTGAAAAGAGCGCCCTGCTTTGGCAGGGCGCTTTTCCTGTTTGTCTCTTTGTACGCTGTCGTTCAAAGTCCGTGGCTTTTGCGTCTTTTGGCGGCCTGTTCATATACTTCGTTGTCAGCACGAACACCTATGACAACAATCAGCATCTTGTCTTTTTCACGCACCAGGGAGTAGACAATTCTGATTCCTGCCTTATTGCCTAAAGGTTTCCCGAGACCGCCTTCTTCCGCAGGCCTCGGGTCTGCCTGTACTTTTTGAATCGCTTTCAGGGTAAGTACTTGAGAAGAAGCGTCCAAACGTTTTAAATCTTTGACCGCTTCCGGAAGATACTCTACTTGCCAGTTCATTCGAGCTCCACATCTTCTTCTCCGAGCAGGTCGGCGGCAGAAAGACCGAGTTCACGGTAAACTTCTTCTTGAGAAACGGTTTTTGAGAGGTCCGCACGGGACATCCGATCCGACGCAAGCAACAGAAGACGCGCATCACAGATCTCATCAATCAGTTTTGCATACTCGTCCGGAGAAAGCAGTACGCATTCCGCAGTATTGTTCTTCATAACGACCTTAGCGCCGCTCTTCTTTACTTCTTCGAAAATTTTGCCGGCCAAGCCGCGATTAAACTGATTGATTGGAACTGTGTCCCGCAATGCACTCATGACACTTTTCATATGTTTTTCTCCTTTATGTAGATAGCTTAGAATACGGCGAGAAATAAGTCAATAAATTGAACGGTAAATTTACTGTTCTCGCCTTTTTGCGGGAAATCGGCTATACTGGGGCGAGCAAAGCAGAAGCAAAGGAGTGTTTTAGAGAGATGCAATACGAAGGCGATGTCTACCGCCCGCCGAGTGAGGCGCGCAGTTTAATTATTCAGGTAACCATAGGATGTTCGCACAATAAGTGCACCTTTTGCCATATGTACACGGACAAGCAGTTCCGCGTGCGGAAACGGGAGGAGATACTGGCGGATCTCGACGAGTGCCGGGATACTTACGGCCCCTACGTGCAGCGTGTCTTCTTCGCGGACGGCGACGCGCTGGTTGTGAAGACCGAACTGCTCTTGGAACTTTTACACTATGTGAAGAAAAACTTCCCCTATGCGGAGCGCATTACCTCCTACGGAACGGCGAAGGATGTGCTCCGAAAGTCGGAGGATGAGCTGGTAGCGCTTCGAAAAGCCGGACTCGCAATGATTTACCTCGGCGCGGAGTCGGGGGACGATGAAGTCCTCGTGCACATTCAAAAGGGCGAAACAGCGGCCGAGATTATCGCGGCCGGTCAAAAGTTGAAGCGCTGCGGCATTCAGACCTC encodes the following:
- a CDS encoding type II toxin-antitoxin system RelE family toxin yields the protein MNWQVEYLPEAVKDLKRLDASSQVLTLKAIQKVQADPRPAEEGGLGKPLGNKAGIRIVYSLVREKDKMLIVVIGVRADNEVYEQAAKRRKSHGL
- a CDS encoding type II toxin-antitoxin system Phd/YefM family antitoxin, translated to MKSVMSALRDTVPINQFNRGLAGKIFEEVKKSGAKVVMKNNTAECVLLSPDEYAKLIDEICDARLLLLASDRMSRADLSKTVSQEEVYRELGLSAADLLGEEDVELE
- a CDS encoding B12-binding domain-containing radical SAM protein, with the translated sequence MQYEGDVYRPPSEARSLIIQVTIGCSHNKCTFCHMYTDKQFRVRKREEILADLDECRDTYGPYVQRVFFADGDALVVKTELLLELLHYVKKNFPYAERITSYGTAKDVLRKSEDELVALRKAGLAMIYLGAESGDDEVLVHIQKGETAAEIIAAGQKLKRCGIQTSVTLISGLGGSAGMEAHAVKSAELINAMNPEYASILTLHLSPESPMAKEIQRGEMELLKPDQIMDETELFLTHIDSPGTVFRTNHASNYLALAGTFNEDLPRLLREVREAREHSRYRMESWRRRL